In a single window of the Cupriavidus basilensis genome:
- a CDS encoding acyl-CoA dehydrogenase family protein produces MHNAYSDALDSVLRDCCTPAIIRAIERGEDHLPLWQSLQDSGFADCLLPEAAGGAGLPLDELAPVLFALGRRALPVPLGQTLFARALLHAAGLAVPAEPIALATFDMDESATDAVLVAGGAQAAWFLVQEGTQCMLLPRDRAQVRATGAHADLAVVLPRPASDGLPRFTLPAGALRRIGACLHAVQLAGAMSHVFDMTLQYANDRQQFGRAIGKFQAIQHQISVMAEHVTAARMAAQIACAGGGWQPDPLRAAIGKLNASEAVTPVAAIAHAVHGAIGITEEYDLQIYTRRLHAWQLADGSQAYWARVVGEAVCGQPGTGVVDLARSWSTDAA; encoded by the coding sequence GCGCGACTGCTGCACGCCCGCCATCATCCGCGCCATCGAACGCGGCGAAGACCACCTGCCCCTGTGGCAGTCACTGCAAGACAGCGGCTTTGCCGATTGCCTGCTGCCCGAGGCGGCCGGCGGGGCGGGCTTGCCGCTGGACGAACTGGCACCGGTGCTGTTCGCGCTGGGCCGTCGCGCACTGCCTGTGCCGCTGGGCCAGACCTTGTTCGCGCGTGCGCTGCTGCACGCCGCCGGGCTGGCGGTGCCGGCCGAGCCCATCGCGCTGGCGACCTTCGATATGGATGAGAGCGCCACGGATGCGGTCCTCGTCGCGGGCGGCGCGCAGGCGGCCTGGTTCCTGGTGCAGGAAGGCACGCAATGCATGCTGCTGCCACGCGACCGCGCGCAAGTGCGTGCGACCGGCGCCCATGCGGATCTGGCCGTGGTCCTGCCGCGCCCCGCATCGGACGGATTGCCACGGTTCACTTTGCCCGCGGGCGCGCTGCGCCGGATCGGGGCCTGCCTGCACGCTGTGCAGCTGGCCGGCGCCATGTCGCATGTGTTCGACATGACACTGCAATATGCCAACGACCGCCAGCAGTTCGGCCGCGCCATCGGCAAGTTCCAGGCCATCCAGCACCAGATCAGCGTGATGGCGGAACATGTCACCGCCGCGCGCATGGCCGCGCAGATCGCCTGCGCCGGCGGCGGCTGGCAGCCGGACCCGCTGCGCGCGGCCATCGGCAAGCTCAACGCCAGCGAAGCGGTCACGCCAGTGGCCGCCATCGCGCATGCCGTGCACGGCGCCATCGGCATCACCGAGGAGTACGACCTGCAGATCTACACCCGCCGCCTGCATGCCTGGCAGCTGGCGGACGGGTCGCAGGCGTATTGGGCAAGGGTGGTGGGCGAGGCGGTGTGCGGCCAGCCGGGCACGGGCGTGGTCGATCTGGCCCGGAGCTGGAGCACCGACGCGGCCTGA
- a CDS encoding TetR/AcrR family transcriptional regulator, producing MPAATEPPKRRQPSQQRAQHTVQAILQAAAQLFAEHEMRAQPEPTTEQIAALAGVSVGSLYQYFADRAAIGRTLIEQQREAALVALETMLAERLAAMPAAEGLAEPQAARVALRAYVQAYVLSFGGYDAHSRALARLAWRHDRDEDAVAALRLASERIGAQLQALGMSALRLPAPAQMFALTRALFGVVRSAALERSPLLGSPALEDELVRLCWSLLQREPDAG from the coding sequence ATGCCCGCCGCCACCGAACCGCCGAAGCGCCGCCAGCCCTCGCAGCAGCGCGCGCAACATACCGTCCAAGCCATCTTGCAAGCCGCCGCGCAGCTGTTCGCCGAACACGAGATGCGCGCCCAGCCCGAGCCCACCACCGAGCAGATCGCCGCGCTGGCAGGGGTTTCGGTTGGCTCGCTCTACCAGTACTTTGCCGACCGCGCGGCAATTGGCCGCACCTTGATCGAGCAACAGCGCGAGGCGGCGTTGGTGGCCCTGGAAACGATGCTGGCCGAACGCCTGGCCGCCATGCCGGCAGCGGAGGGACTGGCGGAGCCGCAAGCCGCGCGCGTCGCGCTGCGCGCTTATGTGCAGGCCTATGTGCTCAGCTTTGGTGGCTATGACGCGCATAGCCGCGCGCTGGCCCGCCTGGCCTGGCGCCATGACCGGGACGAGGATGCCGTGGCGGCGCTGCGCCTGGCCAGCGAACGGATCGGCGCGCAGTTGCAGGCGCTGGGCATGAGCGCGCTGCGCTTGCCCGCCCCGGCCCAGATGTTCGCGCTCACACGGGCGTTGTTCGGGGTAGTGCGCTCGGCCGCGCTGGAGCGCTCGCCCTTGCTCGGCAGCCCGGCCCTGGAGGACGAACTGGTTCGCCTGTGCTGGAGCCTGCTGCAGCGCGAACCCGACGCCGGCTGA
- a CDS encoding protoporphyrinogen/coproporphyrinogen oxidase codes for MHVTSLPSPVSPVSPVPPVPPASALPAHSPGPHRAPDVIVAGAGIAGLCAADALARAGARVRVFEAAGDVGGRMRSETLGPHGIECGAQFLSSGYTVLPALARRLGLDGGQGGGLQAASDLNAVVRQGRPRRVRAQSLLDPLRSGLLGLPAWLGLGLALGREGRALRTLPLDDLGQWARYDAGSASEWLGQRGCREALAYVTEPLLQGFYFLTPESSSAALMLMASGFGWRRCANTSLAGGMQSLPRALARTLKVETGRRVASIRQQDTGVVVSGAGFEATADYVVCALPAPVARQAWTGGDALERRLLATPYSRTINLSLLTRPGFHAPPALAGVYGVLVPRAERRYVAALALDAGKRQLARPAGGHGQVIQVMLEDRAAADRLGASDAQILADVLPEVEHYLPGISRQLQDCLVTRWAQAMPTVPVGRAADVLAYRSRAPASRQRVFLAGDYVNAPFTDAAAATGLWAAQAIMRAVSSTARAG; via the coding sequence ATGCATGTCACTTCCTTGCCTTCACCCGTTTCGCCTGTTTCACCTGTTCCGCCTGTTCCGCCCGCATCGGCGCTGCCGGCGCATTCACCCGGCCCGCACCGCGCCCCCGATGTGATCGTGGCCGGCGCCGGCATTGCCGGGCTGTGCGCGGCCGATGCGCTCGCCCGCGCCGGCGCGCGGGTGCGCGTGTTCGAGGCCGCCGGGGATGTCGGCGGGCGCATGCGCAGCGAAACCCTCGGGCCGCATGGCATCGAGTGCGGCGCACAATTCCTGTCGAGCGGCTACACCGTGCTGCCGGCACTGGCGCGGCGGCTCGGCCTGGACGGTGGCCAGGGCGGCGGACTGCAAGCCGCCAGCGACCTCAACGCGGTGGTGCGCCAAGGCCGGCCGCGCCGCGTGCGCGCGCAGAGCCTGCTGGACCCGCTGCGCAGCGGCCTGCTCGGCTTGCCGGCCTGGCTGGGCCTGGGGCTGGCGCTGGGCCGCGAAGGCCGCGCGCTGCGCACGCTGCCGCTCGACGATCTTGGCCAATGGGCGCGCTACGATGCGGGTTCCGCCAGCGAATGGCTTGGCCAGCGTGGCTGCCGCGAAGCGCTCGCCTATGTCACGGAGCCGCTGTTGCAGGGGTTCTATTTCCTCACGCCCGAATCGTCCTCCGCCGCGCTGATGCTGATGGCCAGCGGCTTCGGCTGGCGCCGCTGTGCCAACACTTCGCTGGCCGGCGGCATGCAAAGCCTGCCGCGCGCGCTGGCGCGCACGTTAAAGGTGGAGACCGGGCGGCGGGTCGCCTCGATCCGCCAGCAGGACACGGGCGTGGTGGTGAGCGGCGCGGGATTCGAAGCCACGGCCGACTACGTGGTGTGCGCCCTGCCGGCACCCGTTGCCCGGCAAGCCTGGACGGGTGGGGACGCGCTGGAGCGCCGCCTGCTGGCAACGCCCTACAGCCGCACCATCAACCTGTCCTTGCTCACACGGCCGGGATTTCATGCGCCGCCGGCATTGGCAGGCGTCTACGGCGTATTGGTGCCGCGTGCCGAGCGCCGTTACGTGGCCGCGCTGGCGCTGGACGCCGGCAAGCGCCAGCTGGCGCGTCCCGCCGGCGGACATGGGCAAGTCATCCAGGTCATGCTGGAAGACCGCGCCGCCGCGGATCGGCTGGGCGCAAGCGATGCGCAAATCCTCGCCGACGTGCTGCCCGAGGTCGAGCATTACCTGCCGGGCATCTCGCGGCAATTGCAGGATTGCCTGGTCACGCGCTGGGCGCAGGCGATGCCCACGGTGCCGGTCGGCCGCGCGGCCGACGTGCTGGCGTACCGCAGCCGCGCGCCGGCATCGCGGCAACGGGTCTTCCTGGCGGGGGACTATGTGAATGCGCCCTTCACGGACGCTGCCGCGGCCACCGGCTTGTGGGCCGCGCAGGCCATCATGCGGGCGGTGTCATCCACCGCCCGCGCGGGCTGA